Proteins found in one Campylobacter concisus genomic segment:
- a CDS encoding NAD+ synthase, with translation MKEYQKIEETLVFSLKDKTKDKNLLLGVSGGIDSAVVATLCARAKPNETYALIMPTASSNRQNMDDALNLCEKLNIKYKVLSIEGILNAFYETIDVNLSNLRKGNLAARVRMSLLYDYSSSINALVIGTSNKSELMLGYGTIFGDLACAINPIGELYKSEIFEFAKHLGVDKNFINKAPSADLWDGQSDEGDIGYSYAVIDEILENLENNKEQVIKKFGLKAVSDIENRVVSNRFKRQMPLIVKI, from the coding sequence ATGAAGGAGTATCAAAAGATCGAAGAAACTTTAGTTTTTAGCTTAAAAGATAAAACTAAAGATAAAAATTTGTTGTTGGGCGTTAGTGGAGGTATTGATTCTGCTGTGGTAGCGACTTTGTGTGCAAGAGCAAAACCAAATGAAACTTATGCACTCATCATGCCAACAGCATCATCAAACAGACAAAATATGGATGACGCCTTAAATTTATGCGAAAAACTAAACATAAAATATAAGGTTTTATCCATAGAGGGTATTTTAAATGCCTTTTACGAAACGATAGATGTAAATTTAAGCAATTTAAGAAAAGGGAATTTAGCAGCTAGAGTTAGAATGAGCTTGCTTTATGATTATTCATCTAGTATAAACGCTCTAGTTATCGGAACAAGCAATAAAAGTGAGCTTATGCTTGGATACGGTACGATATTTGGGGATTTGGCATGTGCGATAAATCCTATCGGAGAGCTTTACAAAAGTGAAATTTTTGAATTTGCAAAACATCTTGGGGTTGATAAAAATTTTATCAACAAAGCACCTTCGGCTGATTTGTGGGATGGTCAAAGTGACGAAGGTGACATAGGTTACAGTTATGCTGTTATTGATGAGATTTTAGAAAATTTAGAAAATAACAAGGAGCAAGTCATCAAAAAGTTCGGATTAAAAGCAGTATCGGATATAGAAAATAGAGTTGTTTCAAACAGGTTTAAACGACAAATGCCGTTGATAGTGAAAATTTAA
- a CDS encoding MBL fold metallo-hydrolase, whose protein sequence is MRVIHKSFGDFGTNCYIVTKNSSSIVIDPGDGAKEWVLQNAKNLKAILCTHGHFDHIFDAGKLKDELEIPVYINKFDAFMCENDIFGYMKSVFKPDVLVSNDENFQIDDFYIKFHHFPGHTPGCSMIEIDDVMFSGDFLFKGSIGRWDFPFSDKNEMLKSLEKCKLIDDDFTLCPGHGESSMLKSEQDNIDYWVGLVKNS, encoded by the coding sequence ATGAGAGTAATACACAAAAGTTTTGGAGATTTTGGCACTAATTGTTACATTGTTACAAAAAATAGCTCATCTATAGTGATAGATCCAGGAGATGGGGCAAAAGAATGGGTTTTACAAAATGCCAAAAATTTAAAAGCCATCCTTTGTACTCATGGGCATTTTGATCATATTTTTGATGCTGGTAAGTTAAAAGATGAGCTAGAAATTCCGGTTTATATTAATAAATTTGACGCTTTTATGTGTGAAAATGACATTTTTGGCTATATGAAAAGTGTATTTAAGCCAGATGTTTTAGTTAGTAACGATGAAAATTTCCAGATTGATGATTTTTACATTAAATTTCACCACTTTCCAGGACATACGCCAGGTTGTTCGATGATAGAGATAGATGACGTGATGTTTAGCGGAGATTTCTTATTTAAAGGCAGCATAGGGCGCTGGGATTTTCCATTTTCAGATAAAAATGAAATGCTCAAAAGCCTAGAAAAATGCAAACTAATTGATGACGACTTTACACTTTGTCCAGGACACGGCGAAAGTAGTATGCTAAAGAGCGAGCAAGACAATATTGATTATTGGGTAGGTCTTGTTAAAAATAGTTAG
- a CDS encoding porin: MKITKVSLAALVALGAFSSVASATPLEEAIKNVDLSGFARYRYTNDRFKNTTTYNTQKSSLAGHAYRMQTSFKAAIDDNFFGVLTLRYASKDGSGDNNGITYSNKYDTVIGGGTDKTNTTDTFGVYEMYLGYKVSDTTITAGKQLIKTFYDDGDIAATGLKVVNTDVAGLSLTAAAYDAIEDNTDEVDGPLLTTISGTSKFHNAPGNLYYLGAVGSYDPVSFKAAIANLQDIATLYGAEAAVSFNVTDDINLNLKGQYVHNDSDHKEVADADFWAVQAGTKLFGAKLNAGYLDFDAKNKTSDAKNSNKISFVTLDANGQLINPAKILNGAMASSKQFYNNIKGDNNYWFVNAGYDIDKFGFGAGYTKGKGYSNGLYVLADKDKAKRSEWYLDASYKYSKKLTFLSWYAAAKDKKDGESFKQDRIRFEAKYSF; encoded by the coding sequence ATGAAAATTACAAAAGTTAGCTTAGCTGCTTTGGTTGCTTTAGGTGCATTTTCAAGTGTTGCAAGTGCAACTCCACTTGAAGAAGCTATAAAAAATGTAGATCTTTCAGGATTTGCAAGATATCGCTATACAAACGATCGTTTTAAAAACACTACTACATACAATACTCAAAAGTCAAGTCTTGCTGGTCATGCATATAGAATGCAAACATCATTCAAGGCTGCTATTGATGATAATTTCTTTGGCGTATTAACACTAAGGTATGCTTCAAAAGACGGTTCTGGTGATAATAACGGAATTACTTATAGCAATAAATACGATACGGTTATTGGCGGTGGTACTGACAAAACAAATACAACTGACACATTTGGTGTTTACGAGATGTATCTAGGATACAAAGTATCTGATACTACTATCACAGCTGGTAAACAACTTATCAAAACATTCTATGATGATGGTGATATAGCAGCTACAGGTCTAAAAGTAGTAAATACTGATGTAGCAGGTCTTAGCTTAACAGCTGCAGCGTACGATGCTATAGAAGATAACACTGATGAAGTGGATGGACCATTACTAACTACAATTAGTGGCACCTCAAAATTCCATAATGCTCCAGGCAACCTTTACTATCTAGGTGCAGTAGGTAGCTATGACCCTGTATCATTCAAAGCTGCTATTGCAAATCTTCAAGATATAGCTACACTTTATGGTGCTGAGGCTGCTGTAAGCTTTAATGTGACTGATGATATAAACCTAAACTTAAAAGGTCAATATGTTCATAATGATTCAGACCACAAAGAAGTAGCTGATGCTGACTTCTGGGCAGTTCAAGCTGGCACAAAATTATTTGGTGCTAAACTTAATGCTGGTTACTTAGATTTTGATGCTAAAAATAAAACTAGCGATGCTAAAAATAGCAACAAAATTTCATTTGTAACTCTTGATGCAAATGGTCAGCTTATCAACCCAGCTAAGATCCTAAATGGTGCAATGGCTAGCAGTAAGCAATTCTATAATAACATCAAAGGCGACAACAACTACTGGTTTGTTAACGCTGGATACGATATAGATAAATTTGGCTTTGGTGCTGGATATACTAAAGGCAAAGGATACAGCAATGGTCTATATGTTCTTGCCGATAAAGATAAAGCAAAAAGAAGCGAATGGTATCTTGATGCTAGCTACAAATACAGCAAAAAACTTACATTCCTTTCTTGGTATGCAGCTGCTAAAGACAAAAAAGATGGCGAAAGCTTCAAGCAAGATCGTATAAGATTTGAAGCAAAATATAGCTTCTAA
- a CDS encoding thioesterase, with product MAEENIYDIKDESQIILPEDENPLRNEIKTAPLTKLNFSGTAFLLEKNHAKTRFFTTDDMVCDTEGLIHSGFIFMGANHAALLAINEEFCVSIGARINFFGPLKLGDVVEFDAQARFEESRKREVKVLGYVKDIKIFEGVFQLVTLEEHIFLAQQKNIQKEAAIRQKKEREEAKTNS from the coding sequence ATGGCAGAAGAAAATATCTATGATATAAAAGATGAATCGCAAATAATCTTACCAGAAGATGAAAATCCATTAAGAAACGAGATCAAAACCGCTCCACTTACAAAGCTAAATTTTAGTGGAACGGCATTTTTACTTGAAAAAAATCACGCAAAGACTAGATTTTTTACTACAGATGATATGGTATGCGATACTGAGGGGCTTATTCATAGTGGGTTTATTTTTATGGGCGCAAATCATGCTGCCCTTTTAGCTATTAATGAAGAATTTTGCGTTAGTATCGGAGCTAGGATAAATTTTTTTGGACCGCTAAAGCTTGGTGACGTGGTGGAATTTGACGCTCAAGCAAGATTTGAAGAGAGCAGAAAAAGAGAAGTAAAAGTGCTTGGATACGTTAAAGATATAAAAATTTTTGAAGGAGTATTTCAACTTGTCACACTTGAAGAGCATATCTTCTTGGCTCAACAAAAAAATATCCAAAAAGAAGCTGCTATAAGGCAGAAAAAAGAACGAGAAGAAGCTAAGACTAATAGCTAA